In the genome of Bradyrhizobium arachidis, one region contains:
- a CDS encoding sigma-70 family RNA polymerase sigma factor has translation MSAFRQSVEAMIPALRRYARALTRDADAADDLVQDTLVRALRSERLFLGGDVRSWLYTILTNLNKNRRRSLARRPQFMQLTENNPDASGTEAEGRDIEKALATLVEEQRSVLLLVMLEGMSYREVADIQGVPIGTVMSRLARARAHVKASLEGERPALRRVK, from the coding sequence ATGAGTGCGTTTCGCCAGAGTGTGGAAGCCATGATCCCGGCGTTGCGCCGCTACGCCCGCGCGCTGACGCGCGATGCGGATGCGGCCGACGATCTGGTGCAGGACACCTTGGTGCGGGCGCTGCGTTCGGAGCGCCTGTTTCTCGGAGGCGATGTCAGGAGCTGGCTCTACACGATCCTGACCAACCTCAACAAGAACCGGCGGCGCTCGCTGGCAAGGCGTCCGCAATTCATGCAACTGACGGAGAACAACCCGGATGCCAGCGGGACCGAAGCCGAAGGGCGCGACATCGAGAAGGCGCTGGCGACGCTGGTCGAGGAGCAACGCTCGGTGCTGCTCCTGGTGATGCTGGAGGGCATGAGCTACCGCGAAGTCGCCGACATCCAGGGCGTGCCGATCGGCACCGTGATGTCGCGCCTCGCACGAGCGAGAGCCCACGTCAAAGCCTCGCTGGAGGGCGAGCGCCCGGCGCTCAGGCGGGTGAAATGA
- a CDS encoding anti-sigma factor family protein, which yields MNDRNIPVTEDELHAYVDGELPAERRADVEAWLAAYPEDAERVQSWRAMAEMLHARYDAVALEPVPARLELERLERRPRQWLYGAAAAVLVAFVAGGSAGWLAHGAANAPSTFQSFTADALDAHRLYVVEVRHPVEVGGNERDHLQAWLTRRCGWTVFAPNLEASGLKLVGGRLLPGPNGPASFLMYEGASGERYTIYSAKTENGATQMRYAKTDKDGALFWAERGVGYVVSGVGADRDRLNKVAQAVYDQAEKSGG from the coding sequence ATGAACGACCGCAATATCCCAGTGACCGAGGACGAACTGCACGCCTATGTCGACGGCGAATTGCCGGCCGAGCGCCGCGCCGATGTCGAGGCCTGGCTCGCCGCCTACCCAGAAGACGCCGAGCGCGTGCAGTCCTGGCGCGCCATGGCCGAGATGCTGCACGCCCGCTACGACGCCGTCGCCCTGGAGCCGGTGCCGGCGCGGCTGGAGCTCGAGCGCCTGGAGCGCCGGCCGCGGCAATGGCTGTATGGCGCCGCAGCGGCCGTGCTGGTGGCTTTCGTCGCCGGCGGCTCCGCCGGCTGGCTCGCGCACGGCGCCGCCAACGCCCCCTCGACCTTCCAGAGCTTCACGGCGGACGCGCTCGACGCCCACCGCCTCTATGTCGTCGAGGTCCGCCACCCGGTCGAGGTCGGCGGCAACGAGCGCGACCACCTTCAGGCCTGGCTGACCAGGCGCTGCGGCTGGACGGTGTTCGCGCCGAACCTGGAGGCGAGCGGGCTGAAGCTCGTCGGCGGCCGACTCCTGCCGGGGCCGAACGGGCCGGCCTCGTTCCTGATGTATGAGGGCGCCTCGGGCGAACGCTACACGATCTACAGCGCCAAGACCGAAAATGGTGCAACGCAGATGCGCTACGCCAAGACGGACAAGGACGGGGCACTGTTCTGGGCCGAGCGCGGCGTCGGCTACGTCGTCAGCGGCGTCGGCGCCGACCGCGACCGGCTGAACAAGGTGGCGCAAGCCGTTTACGACCAGGCAGAGAAAAGCGGCGGCTAA